TTACCACCACATGCAATACTTGCTACAAATACAAGTAGTCTTCCTATAACGGAAATAGCTAATGTAACAAGCAGGCCTGAAAAAGTCATCGGCATGCACTTCTTTAACCCACCACCATTAATGCCATTAGTTGAAGTTGTTAAAGGTCAAAAAACTGATGATAACACAGTAAAAATAACGTATGAATTAACAAAGAAGATTGGAAAGCAGCCAGTCATAGTGAAAAAAGATGTACCTGGATTCATAGTAAATAGAATACTGGGAAGATTACTTAACGCTGCGTGTTGGATAGTTGCAAATAAACAAGCCGATATTATTGAAGTTGACGCAACAGTACGTTATAAATTAGGTTTTCCCATGGGAGCATTCGAGTTGGCCGATTATAGTGGGATAGATGTTTTCTATTTTGTGTTTAAAGCAATGAGCGAACGTGGGTATGTGGCTCACCCATGTCCATTATTTGAAGAGAAATTTAAAGCAAATGAATTAGGAATGAAAACAGGGAAAGGATTCTACACATATCCAGCACCAGGTAAATACGTACGACCAGAAATACCAAAAGAAAAAGCAGAAAAAGTAGACCCACTAATGATAATTGCTCCTGCAATAAATGAAGCATCATGGTTACTTAGAGAAGGAATAGCCAGCAGAGATGATATAGATAAAGCATGTAAACTAGGATTAGGATATCCAAAAGGCATTCTGGAATACGCCGATGAATATGGTATAGATCACGTAGTAAGCACACTCGAAAGTCTCAAAAACATAACAGGATGGGAAGAACATAAGCCCGACCCATTACTTAAGCAAATGGTTAACGAGGGCAAACTCGGAATGAGAACAGGAAAAGGATTCTATGAATACGGTGTCGTCGAAGAAAGAAAACTTTCCACAATTCTATTAAAACTCGAACCACCACTAGCATGGATAGTACTCAATAGACCAGAACGCTTAAATGCAATAAACATAGACATGTTAAAAGAATTAAACATAATATTAGATGAACTAGAAGAGGATGAAAGAATAAGAGTTATAATACTAACAGGTTCTGGAAGAGCATTTAGTGCAGGAGCTGATGTAACAGGTTTCATGGGAATCACCCCAGTTAAAGCAGCAATATTCTCCAGAAAATTCCAAGAAATTCTAAATAAAATAGAATACTATACAAAACCAGTAATCATCGCTGTAAACGGATACGCACTAGGTGGAGGGCTCGAAATGGCAATGAGTGGTGATATAAGAATAGCCTCCGAAACAGCACAATTAGGACAACCAGAAATAAACCTTGGTTTCATACCAGGTGCAGGAGGAACACAGAGACTATCAAGACTAACAGGGAGGAGCAAAGCTAAAGAAATAATCTTCACAGGCGATATGATATCAGCAAATGACGCACTAAAAATAGGGCTAGTTAACAACGTAGTACCACCAGAAAAACTCGAGGAAGAAACACGTAGGTTCGCATTAAAACTAGCAGAAAAACCACCACTAGCACTCATGGCAGCCAAGTATGCAATAAACTTTGGACTTGAATCAAACATATGGGCAGGCTTAGCATACGAAGCAAGCCTCTTTGGATTACTCTTCAGCACCGACGATGTAGTAGAAGGCGTGAGTGCATTCCTTGAAAAACGAAAACCAAAATTCAAAGGAAAATAAACCTCTTTTATTTTTTTATTTATAGACTACTAAAAACCACATTTAAGCATGATAGCTCATCATGCATCATATTACCCAAGATCTTAATAAAAGTTAAATACTATTACAGAATAAAATAATTTGGTTGGGGCCGTCGTTCAGCCTGGATTAGGATGCCAGCCTGGGGTGAATACCCCACAGGGATTCCCGGAACGCTGGTGATCCGGGGTTCAAAACCCTGAAAAGGGTGAAAATCCCCGCGGCCCCACCATCTGTTTAAGAATTATGTTTAAATGATTCCTTATTTCAAAAATAATAAAAAAGTTTATATTAATCATTTAAAGAAAAATTTATTCTTGTAAATAGATAGAACTACTGATGAACATGATGGGGCCGGCCGGATTTGAACCGGCGATCCCCAGGGCCCGAGCCTGGTACTCTAGGTTTTTAGCTTCCTAGACCAAGCTAGACTACGGCCCCGGATAAATATAAGGAGAACAAATATAAATTTCTTTGTTGTATCACTATGTCCAAGCTTAAATAAGAGAGGGTTTATGTTTTAAGTTGATGCAATGTGGGTATCATAGTAAAGGGTATAATATTTAGCGGATTAGGTGAAGGTGCCTATTATTTGTCTCAAACAAATTATGTAAATCAAATACAAGAAAAATTAGGCTTCACACCATATCCAGGCACGCTCAATATTAAAATCGATAAGGATTTAGGTGTTCAGATTTTTAATGAACTCAAAGGATTTAAACATATACGACTAGATCCATTCTTTGATGGTAAACGTTTTTATGTTGGCGTCTCATGTTACAGAGCAAAAATTAATGGATCAATGTTTGGAGCAGTGATAAGAGCGGATAAAACATACTATGATGAAAGTGTTTTAGAGGTCATAGCACCTGTATATTTGCGCTCGCATTTTAATTTAAAAGATGGCGATCAGGTAATAGTAGAAATATTAGGGTAACCTTTTAGAGTGATCACATCAATTAACTTGTTCATAAATCTCTTGTATTGATCTTGAACTGTTGTGATGATATTATATGCAGTTCTATACGTTCTTCAACGTTTTTTACTCCCTTTTATGCTTTAATAAAAATTCTTAATTTATAAGATTTCAGTTATTGTATAGAAGATGAGGGATTCCATTTTTTGTCGCATAGCTTTTTGTATACTTTAAAGTTGAGATCCTTTAAAATTGGTGCAGCAGTTTTTTCTTGTACTTCTCTTAGACGCGTTATATCTATATCTGTAATAAGTACTGTGTCTTCTTCTTCGTTACCCTCTACTATAAATCCATTTGGATTATAATCAGTCGTTGTAATGATTGCTGATTTTCCTCTCAGTTTGTATCCGAGCAGTTCGCCTGTAGGGTCTATTCCACTTGAGAGGGCAACAATACCTTGTGATTCTATTGCTCTTGCATGTGCAGAGAATCTTATCCAATTATATGCTCCTCTTCCAGGTGCTAGACTTGGCACTAAAAATATTTCGGCACCATCTAATCTCATTATTCTGAAGATTTCTGGAAATCCTACATCATAACATATTCCAGTTCCTATGATTATTCCATTATGTTTGAACGTTAATACATTATCGCCTGTATAAAGTCCCATCTGCTTATCGAATAAGTGCAGATGTATTTTTCTATACTTTAATGCAGGTCCGTCAGGTCTAAAAATATGTGCTGTATTATAATAATTGTCATCATCCCCTAATGTTATCGTACTCCCAGCTAAAATTGTCATACCATATCTCTCTGTTAGTTCACTAAAAATTTCAACATATCTGCCATAATAATCATAAAGAATTCTAGTTAAATCAAGAGATGGTTTTCCGAGCAATCTTTTATCCTCTACTAGTTCAAGGGATACTAATTCCGGAAAAACGATAATATCAGCCTTTTCATGCCATGCTTTAACAGTATGCCTTGTTACGTGATCAGCAAATTCTTTGAATCCTCCACCAACACGAAACACATACTGAGACACAGCAATCCTCATAAATTAACCTCCAACTAATAACTATTTGATCATAAATATAAACTCTTAAGGAAAAGATATGCAGATTGTTATTTCTAAAGATTCGCTCTTTGAGATAAGATGATAATAGAAGTGATAAACCTTTTTCTAAGATAGGGTTTTTATAGAAAACTTTGTTTCTTCAGGATTGAAGAAAAACGTTCAGATTATTTCGATTACGACTTTTTCAAACTTTTCATTCCATGCGCTAAATCGTCCTGTACGAGAATCTATTATAAGCCAGATTCCGGGCCAAGCTTTCATACCCTCATGATCTTTAGAACTAGGTTCTGGAGGTGCAGGATGCGTATGGTATATTCCAATAATTTCAAGCTTTTCAGATTCAGCTTGTTTAATCGCGTTGTATGTATCGTTAGGTTTTATCTTAAAACTTACTTTAGTATTATCACTTGCATCTGCATCATATACATATTTTACTATGAAATCCTCTGATCCTCTGATTCCTATTAGAAATCCTGCTAGTTCGACAGAGGACTTAACAGCTTTTTTTACTATCTTCTCGATATCATTCTTTTTTATTAATAGTCTCATACATGTATACCTATTCATAACCTATTAATAAATTTGACAACAGGACCTATGATTATGTGAAGAAGAAATTCTACAAAAGACAGCATAAATTATTTATATTTAAGCGTGTGTTTTCATAATGTGAGTATTGATAATATCTTGCGTACAGCTTTAAGTAGTAAGGCGGTAGGACCTAAACCATCTTATGCATCAGTACATGTAATAAAATGTATAGAACTTATAAGAGATCTAGGACCAATAGGCAGGCTTCGTCTTTCTAAGGAATTAAAACTCGGTGAGGGTTCAATGAAAACATTATTAGGAAAACTTAAGGAATTAGGTCTGATCATTACAGAACGACAAGGATGCGCCTTAACTAATAAAGGTATTGAGGTAGGATTATGGCTTAAATCAAAAATACCCTCTCGTACATATTTAGGAAAAACAGTTCTAGCCATTGGTGATCACGCATATGCTCTACTAATAAGAAGTATCGACACGAAAAAACTAAAAACTGGGTTAGAACAACGTGATGCAGCACTTTTAGTTGGTGCACTGGGTGCATCAACGTTAATCGTGAGAAATAATCAAATAATACTACTACCTGATTTAAATGTTAACGAGAAATACCCTAATGAGGCAGAAAGATTGCATGTATTATTAAATCCTCATGACGGAGATATAATAATAATCGGTAGCGGTGATAATCCACTGACAGCTGAGTTTGGCGCCCTTTCAGCATTTATTACGTTAATAAAAAATCCTGAAATCTTTAGAGTCGCATAAAGGTCATGATTACTTTAATTTTTATAAAACAATTAAGACTTATTATTCTTAGTAGGATAAGATAATTTCTCCTCGGAAAATTCCCTGATTTTTTCCTCTTTTTGAATTAAATACTTTCCACTCTTAATAAATACAGATCCAGAAATCGTTACATCAAACCATACCATTATGCCTCTAATCAATAATGTTGCGCTAGCAGCCACCGTTCTCGGAATCCCTATTATAATGAAAGATAATGTCATTCCGGTTTCAACAACCCCTAGTGCTGCCGGTATACCTATTGGCATTATTGTTAATGTAGAATAGATTGGGTATATGGAAAGGAGAATGATATAGTTTATGTTTTTATATCCTAATGAGAGTAGCATGGAGTAAATCATTAGAGATCCAAAGATCCATTGGAGTGTCATCACCATTGTGGCTAAAAATATGAGATGCTTTCTATTTTTGCTTAACTGAATACCCTCGTTAATTCCTGATGCTAAATTGTCTATGTCGTACATTGTTTTATTTATGTTTCTAGGAATCTTGATGATCTTATGGAAGATGATTATGAGCTTTTTAAGTATCATGCTAAATTTATTTGGATTCCTCACAAAGAAGACCAGCACTACTATGAGAAAAACCATTGATGCAATAAACCATAAAATATAACCAAGCAATAACGTTCTATTAGACTCATTCAAGAATATTCCTAGTATTATGAGGACTATAAGTAATACTGTATATATAAGGCGTTGGAAGGCGGCTGTTGCTATTAATTTGTCGGTTTGTCCATTATTTTTGTTTCGCACATAAAGTATTCTAAAAGTCTCCCCAGCTAATGATGCTGTGGGAATCATTATATCACCAAAGATAGCAATCAGCGTTGCCTTCAAACTCTCAATATAATTAAGTTTCATACCCATAGCTCTGAGAAGTAAATGCCATCCGAGCGCACTAAGTAATATAGCAAGTGATTCAAAAATTATTCCAAACAGAACGTATAACGGGTTTACATGAGAAATCGTGCTGTAAATCATAATAGGATTATTTAAGTAAATAAAAGTAATAACTATTATGATACCTATTACCGTGAATAATACGACTCTTGTTTTGATGTTCATTAAACAGTCTAATGAATACAGGTATATTAATATTTTGCAATTTACTTAGTATGCCGTGAGCAAAATTCGAGTAAGATACTCAGAAGGACATATAATAGCATATGACCCGAAGGAAGCTCCTAAATTATTCAAGGAAGGCTTTTATGGAAGACCTATTGGAATTGGCAAACCCAAAACATTTAATTTCGAAGCACCTCTTCAATTAAGTCTTTACGAAGCACTATATTTATTAGAAAATGGTGTTATAGAGGTAGTAGACACTAACAATAATCCAGTATCCTTTGAGAAACTTTTTTTGGATGCGAAAAAGAATTATGAGGATTTTGATTTAGTATATTCAGTTTATAAAGATCTCAGGAAGAAAGGTTTTGTGGTGAGACCAGGAATGAAATTTGGTACAACTTTTGCAGTTTACGAATATGGTCCAGGAATCGATCATGCACCGTTCCTAGTAGAAATAATGAAAAAGGACAGTAAGTTGAAAACTATTGATATAGTAGGTGCAGGAAGATTAACACATACTGTTAGAAAAAAGTTATTATTAGCAGTAGTTAATGAAGATAATAGTGTTAACTATTACATGTTCAGATGGATTAAATTTTAAAATTAATGAAAAATAATCATGATTTTTCTCATATTCAAGTTAAATTAATATACAATAATCTTCATATTCTTCTATTGAGAAGTTATGAAAACAGTAGGCATCATCGGGATGTTATTATTCCTTGGAATAATAATCCAAATCGTTTTAGGACATGTTGCAGCCAATGATGTTTTCAGGAGTACAATAATACCTGTGCATATAGTAATAGGAGTGTTAGGATTGATACTAATAGGTTATGAAACATTTTATGCACTAAAACACAGTAAGAATTATATTAAAATACTTACCATGCTTGCATTAGTTTTAGTTATAATACAAGTAGGGATAGGAGCAAGTATGATGGAAAGCGACATAGAAAATTTAACAATTGCGCATCAAATAAACGCATATGCTCTCCTTATTCTGTTAGCTGGTATAGGATACTTAACGTTTAAAGGTTCTAAAGTAGAATAGATAAGAAAATAACGTTCTTATTTTTTTAATAAAGATGATAAATATGAATATGAATGAAAAGGCCAAAACCATATTCAGAATCTTAAAAAGTACGTACAAAATTGATCTCAATGATTTTGCTGTTATGCATGTATTTAAAAAGAATGTTGATGTTTTTAAAGTCCTTGTCATTACAATTCTCACCCAAAATTCTACTGATAAAGCAGCTTATAGAGCATATCAAAAATTAGCAGATATGATCAATATAACACCAAGCGACATTGTTAATTTGGATATAAGAAAATTAAAAGATGCTATACGTGAAGCAGGCTTATATAACACAAAGGCTAATGCGCTGAAAAAACTTTCTAAGATAGTCCTAGAGAAATATAACGGATCTTTAGATTTTTTACTGAACATAGACTTAAATGAAGCTAGAAAAATACTAACATCTTTGCCTAAAGTTGGGCCTAAAACCGCTGATGTAGTCTTACTTATGTTAGGCAAGAGATCGACAATACCAATTGATACTCATATAAATAGAGTTTCAAAGAGATTGGGGCTTGTTTCTCAAAAAAGTGGTTATGAAGAAATACGTTTAATGCTCATGAAACTCTATGATCCTAGCGAATATCTCGATGTTCACTTATTATTAATACAACATGGTAGAAAAACATGCAAAGCCATTCGTCCTAGATGCTCCGAGTGCCCAATCAACATATTATGTGATTATTATGATAGAGCAAAACAAACAAGCAATCCCAGCTTACTTACAAAAATGTTTTAAGTAATAGGAAATATAAATAATTTGAGTGTAGGATAATAGGGATGGAAATGAAACTTTATTATGACAAAGGCACGATAGTATTAGTTAGCAGGGATCGTATTCCATTACAACTGGTAAAATTCTTTAAATTTGACCCTAGAATCAATGCGTATAGAAGCTTAGCAATGTATTATCCTGTTATCACATCAATACTTCGAAATTTAAAGATTAGTTTTCTAGATAATGTCTTTTATCCTATGGGTTGCCTAAAATTTAATAAACGATTTGATGTGAAATTAAGAGGTTATCAGAGTAGAGCACTAAGCAACTGGATGAATACTGATAAACGTGGAATAATTGTGCTACCTACAGGTTCAGGTAAGACACTTATAGGAATTATGGCGATTCTAGAGTTAAAAGAACCAACATTAGTAATCACACCAACAATAGAGTTGATGGATCAATGGGCTTTGCTTATTCAAAAATATCTTGATGTGGATGTAGGATTATATGGTGGTGGTGATAAAGAATTAAAGTGTATCACTGTAACTACATACAGTTCTGCATACCTTAATGCTGAATTAATTGGCAATAGGTTTAAGTTAATAATATTCGATGAAGTACACCATTTACCTAGTGAAGGTTATAGACAGATTGCTGAACTTTCAGCCGCTCCGTATAGAATGGGCCTTACAGCCACACCAGAGAGAGAGGATGAGGCGCATAAAGATTTAGATCAATTAGTTGGCCCGATAGTATATAGAAGTGGTGTGAAAGATCTCGCAGGCTCATATTTAGCGAATTTTGAAATTAAAAGGATCTACGTGCCATTGACTAAAGAAGAATATGCAGAATATAAAAAGCTGAGTAGTATATATGAGGAATATTTCAAGAAACGTGGCTGGACCTTACGGTCATTAAGGGATTTCGAGAAATTTATAATGAGAACGGGTAATGATATGAAAGCACGTAAAGCACTTCTAGCATGGAGTAGGGCTAGGTCTATTGCACTAAACTCT
This is a stretch of genomic DNA from Thermoprotei archaeon. It encodes these proteins:
- a CDS encoding DUF120 domain-containing protein translates to MGIIVKGIIFSGLGEGAYYLSQTNYVNQIQEKLGFTPYPGTLNIKIDKDLGVQIFNELKGFKHIRLDPFFDGKRFYVGVSCYRAKINGSMFGAVIRADKTYYDESVLEVIAPVYLRSHFNLKDGDQVIVEILG
- a CDS encoding 3-hydroxyacyl-CoA dehydrogenase/enoyl-CoA hydratase family protein → MSVEQIKKIAVIGAGTMGHGIAEVMALAGYEVWITDIAEEFLKNAIEKIRWSVGKLYEKGQIKENVDTVLSRIHATLSFEETVRNADFMIEAVPEKLDLKKDVFSKADKILPPHAILATNTSSLPITEIANVTSRPEKVIGMHFFNPPPLMPLVEVVKGQKTDDNTVKITYELTKKIGKQPVIVKKDVPGFIVNRILGRLLNAACWIVANKQADIIEVDATVRYKLGFPMGAFELADYSGIDVFYFVFKAMSERGYVAHPCPLFEEKFKANELGMKTGKGFYTYPAPGKYVRPEIPKEKAEKVDPLMIIAPAINEASWLLREGIASRDDIDKACKLGLGYPKGILEYADEYGIDHVVSTLESLKNITGWEEHKPDPLLKQMVNEGKLGMRTGKGFYEYGVVEERKLSTILLKLEPPLAWIVLNRPERLNAINIDMLKELNIILDELEEDERIRVIILTGSGRAFSAGADVTGFMGITPVKAAIFSRKFQEILNKIEYYTKPVIIAVNGYALGGGLEMAMSGDIRIASETAQLGQPEINLGFIPGAGGTQRLSRLTGRSKAKEIIFTGDMISANDALKIGLVNNVVPPEKLEEETRRFALKLAEKPPLALMAAKYAINFGLESNIWAGLAYEASLFGLLFSTDDVVEGVSAFLEKRKPKFKGK
- a CDS encoding nitrilase-related carbon-nitrogen hydrolase; amino-acid sequence: MRIAVSQYVFRVGGGFKEFADHVTRHTVKAWHEKADIIVFPELVSLELVEDKRLLGKPSLDLTRILYDYYGRYVEIFSELTERYGMTILAGSTITLGDDDNYYNTAHIFRPDGPALKYRKIHLHLFDKQMGLYTGDNVLTFKHNGIIIGTGICYDVGFPEIFRIMRLDGAEIFLVPSLAPGRGAYNWIRFSAHARAIESQGIVALSSGIDPTGELLGYKLRGKSAIITTTDYNPNGFIVEGNEEEDTVLITDIDITRLREVQEKTAAPILKDLNFKVYKKLCDKKWNPSSSIQ
- the endA gene encoding tRNA-intron lyase, which translates into the protein MSKIRVRYSEGHIIAYDPKEAPKLFKEGFYGRPIGIGKPKTFNFEAPLQLSLYEALYLLENGVIEVVDTNNNPVSFEKLFLDAKKNYEDFDLVYSVYKDLRKKGFVVRPGMKFGTTFAVYEYGPGIDHAPFLVEIMKKDSKLKTIDIVGAGRLTHTVRKKLLLAVVNEDNSVNYYMFRWIKF
- a CDS encoding DUF4443 domain-containing protein, with product MSIDNILRTALSSKAVGPKPSYASVHVIKCIELIRDLGPIGRLRLSKELKLGEGSMKTLLGKLKELGLIITERQGCALTNKGIEVGLWLKSKIPSRTYLGKTVLAIGDHAYALLIRSIDTKKLKTGLEQRDAALLVGALGASTLIVRNNQIILLPDLNVNEKYPNEAERLHVLLNPHDGDIIIIGSGDNPLTAEFGALSAFITLIKNPEIFRVA
- a CDS encoding M67 family metallopeptidase: MRLLIKKNDIEKIVKKAVKSSVELAGFLIGIRGSEDFIVKYVYDADASDNTKVSFKIKPNDTYNAIKQAESEKLEIIGIYHTHPAPPEPSSKDHEGMKAWPGIWLIIDSRTGRFSAWNEKFEKVVIEII
- a CDS encoding lysylphosphatidylglycerol synthase transmembrane domain-containing protein, with the translated sequence MNIKTRVVLFTVIGIIIVITFIYLNNPIMIYSTISHVNPLYVLFGIIFESLAILLSALGWHLLLRAMGMKLNYIESLKATLIAIFGDIMIPTASLAGETFRILYVRNKNNGQTDKLIATAAFQRLIYTVLLIVLIILGIFLNESNRTLLLGYILWFIASMVFLIVVLVFFVRNPNKFSMILKKLIIIFHKIIKIPRNINKTMYDIDNLASGINEGIQLSKNRKHLIFLATMVMTLQWIFGSLMIYSMLLSLGYKNINYIILLSIYPIYSTLTIMPIGIPAALGVVETGMTLSFIIIGIPRTVAASATLLIRGIMVWFDVTISGSVFIKSGKYLIQKEEKIREFSEEKLSYPTKNNKS
- a CDS encoding DEAD/DEAH box helicase family protein, producing MEMKLYYDKGTIVLVSRDRIPLQLVKFFKFDPRINAYRSLAMYYPVITSILRNLKISFLDNVFYPMGCLKFNKRFDVKLRGYQSRALSNWMNTDKRGIIVLPTGSGKTLIGIMAILELKEPTLVITPTIELMDQWALLIQKYLDVDVGLYGGGDKELKCITVTTYSSAYLNAELIGNRFKLIIFDEVHHLPSEGYRQIAELSAAPYRMGLTATPEREDEAHKDLDQLVGPIVYRSGVKDLAGSYLANFEIKRIYVPLTKEEYAEYKKLSSIYEEYFKKRGWTLRSLRDFEKFIMRTGNDMKARKALLAWSRARSIALNSSTKMEKLRELLRYHRGERIIIFTEHNELVKHISNELLIPIITHKTSDDERKAVMNGFRTGIFSTIATSKVLEEGIDVPDANIAIILSGSGSKREFIQRLGRILRPKEGKKAILYEIISSGTKEVRVSKKRSKALGE
- the nth gene encoding endonuclease III, whose translation is MNMNEKAKTIFRILKSTYKIDLNDFAVMHVFKKNVDVFKVLVITILTQNSTDKAAYRAYQKLADMINITPSDIVNLDIRKLKDAIREAGLYNTKANALKKLSKIVLEKYNGSLDFLLNIDLNEARKILTSLPKVGPKTADVVLLMLGKRSTIPIDTHINRVSKRLGLVSQKSGYEEIRLMLMKLYDPSEYLDVHLLLIQHGRKTCKAIRPRCSECPINILCDYYDRAKQTSNPSLLTKMF